In the genome of Neodiprion pinetum isolate iyNeoPine1 chromosome 2, iyNeoPine1.2, whole genome shotgun sequence, one region contains:
- the LOC124211745 gene encoding uncharacterized protein isoform X1, translated as MDGRVPPIIMGPIPDPGASPTPEVNATYPGGTVEPGGVVVRAEEALIVILVLVLWVAAIALFFNRWGKIRMLEPYQPKFQQQHRQSCAMIDPNPVQHRACSKFNIHCLEHPIVYPTGCGSSLSRPRQNSVFVGSSMSLLPPQNAPRRAKSAFDIQTLIMAECGPQNAAGEFGEAPKRAGRESAKNFCESLRLPDLPRSLNPALQRQRGMSICHFDRTDVLARPLMRERGMSICHFDRGESFGKPAAVQRERGMSICQFDKQMPSCSKTPDAVHAYRATCV; from the exons ATGGACGGTCGAGTTCCGCCGATTATCATGGGCCCAATTCCGGACCCAGGCGCGAGCCCAACGCCGGAAGTGAACGCGACCTACCCTGGGG gTACAGTCGAGCCGGGAGGAGTCGTCGTGAGGGCCGAGGAAGCTCTTATCGTGATACTGGTGCTGGTGCTCTGGGTGGCGGCGATCGCGCTCTTCTTCAACAGATGGGGAAAGATCCGAATGCTGGAACCGTATCAGCCCAAGTTCCAGCAGCAGCACAGACAAAGCTGTGCGATGATCGATCCAAACCCGGTCCAG CACCGGGCGTGCTCCAAGTTCAACATCCATTGTCTGGAGCACCCGATCGTCTACCCCACGGGTTGCGGATCGAGTCTGTCGAGGCCGCGGCAGAACAGCGTCTTCGTGGGTTCCAGCATGTCGCTTTTGCCGCCGCAGAACGCGCCGCGGCGCGCGAAGAGCGCCTTTGACATTCAGACGCTGATAATGGCGGAGTGCGGGCCGCAAAACGCCGCGGGTGAATTCGGCGAGGCGCCAAAGCGCGCGGGGAGGGAAtcggcgaaaaatttttgcgaatcCCTGAGGCTCCCGGACCTTCCGCGCTCCTTGAACCCCGCGCTCCAACGGCAGCGAGGGATGAGCATCTGCCACTTCGACCGCACCGACGTACTCGCGAGGCCTCTGATGCGCGAGAGGGGGATGAGCATCTGCCATTTCGACAGGGGCGAGAGTTTCGGCAAACCGGCTGCCGTGCAACGCGAGAGGGGGATGTCGATATGCCAATTCGACAAGCAAATGCCGTCGTGCAGCAAAACGCCGGACGCTGTTCACGCCTACAGAGCAACCTGCGTTTAA
- the LOC124211745 gene encoding uncharacterized protein isoform X2, whose translation MDGRVPPIIMGPIPDPGASPTPEVNATYPGVEPGGVVVRAEEALIVILVLVLWVAAIALFFNRWGKIRMLEPYQPKFQQQHRQSCAMIDPNPVQHRACSKFNIHCLEHPIVYPTGCGSSLSRPRQNSVFVGSSMSLLPPQNAPRRAKSAFDIQTLIMAECGPQNAAGEFGEAPKRAGRESAKNFCESLRLPDLPRSLNPALQRQRGMSICHFDRTDVLARPLMRERGMSICHFDRGESFGKPAAVQRERGMSICQFDKQMPSCSKTPDAVHAYRATCV comes from the exons ATGGACGGTCGAGTTCCGCCGATTATCATGGGCCCAATTCCGGACCCAGGCGCGAGCCCAACGCCGGAAGTGAACGCGACCTACCCTGGGG TCGAGCCGGGAGGAGTCGTCGTGAGGGCCGAGGAAGCTCTTATCGTGATACTGGTGCTGGTGCTCTGGGTGGCGGCGATCGCGCTCTTCTTCAACAGATGGGGAAAGATCCGAATGCTGGAACCGTATCAGCCCAAGTTCCAGCAGCAGCACAGACAAAGCTGTGCGATGATCGATCCAAACCCGGTCCAG CACCGGGCGTGCTCCAAGTTCAACATCCATTGTCTGGAGCACCCGATCGTCTACCCCACGGGTTGCGGATCGAGTCTGTCGAGGCCGCGGCAGAACAGCGTCTTCGTGGGTTCCAGCATGTCGCTTTTGCCGCCGCAGAACGCGCCGCGGCGCGCGAAGAGCGCCTTTGACATTCAGACGCTGATAATGGCGGAGTGCGGGCCGCAAAACGCCGCGGGTGAATTCGGCGAGGCGCCAAAGCGCGCGGGGAGGGAAtcggcgaaaaatttttgcgaatcCCTGAGGCTCCCGGACCTTCCGCGCTCCTTGAACCCCGCGCTCCAACGGCAGCGAGGGATGAGCATCTGCCACTTCGACCGCACCGACGTACTCGCGAGGCCTCTGATGCGCGAGAGGGGGATGAGCATCTGCCATTTCGACAGGGGCGAGAGTTTCGGCAAACCGGCTGCCGTGCAACGCGAGAGGGGGATGTCGATATGCCAATTCGACAAGCAAATGCCGTCGTGCAGCAAAACGCCGGACGCTGTTCACGCCTACAGAGCAACCTGCGTTTAA